From the Desulfosarcina sp. BuS5 genome, one window contains:
- the rpsG gene encoding 30S ribosomal protein S7 translates to MPRRREVPHRKIVPDSKYNNTLVARFIKSIMKDGKKSLAESIVYDALDIIQEKTSEPPVDVFENALKNVQPMIEVKSRRVGGSTYQIPTEIRPSRRNALGIRWIIGFAHKRSEKGMAKKLAAEFLDAFNKRGASVKKREDTHKMAEANKAFAHYRW, encoded by the coding sequence ATGCCCAGAAGAAGAGAAGTTCCCCATAGGAAGATTGTACCCGATTCCAAATATAATAATACATTGGTAGCAAGATTTATTAAATCAATCATGAAAGACGGAAAAAAGAGTCTTGCCGAGTCGATAGTGTATGATGCGCTTGATATTATTCAGGAAAAGACTAGTGAGCCGCCAGTGGATGTTTTTGAAAATGCTCTTAAAAATGTGCAGCCCATGATTGAAGTGAAGTCAAGGCGGGTCGGTGGCTCAACCTATCAGATACCGACGGAAATTAGACCTTCACGAAGAAATGCATTAGGTATTAGATGGATAATCGGTTTTGCTCACAAAAGATCTGAAAAAGGGATGGCCAAAAAGCTTGCCGCTGAATTCTTGGATGCTTTTAATAAAAGAGGAGCCTCTGTTAAAAAGAGGGAGGATACTCATAAAATGGCTGAAGCTAATAAGGCGTTTGCCCATTATCGCTGGTAG